The DNA sequence TCATGATCGGAAACATACTCCGTCAGGGCTTCTACGTCGCGCCTCTCGTAGGAGGTTACGATGCAGCAGGAGGACACATCTTCAGCGTCGACATGGCCGGAGGTGTCCTGGAGGACAATTACACATCGTCGGGATCCGGATCGGTCTTCGCACTCGGTGCGCTCGAGGCCGCGTACAAGCCCGACATGACCAAAGATGAGGGAATCAACTGTGCTATCACGGCACTCAACTCATCGAGGAGGAGAGACAACTATTCGGGAGACGGGTTCCTGGTCGCTTACATCGGCCCGGACGGTTACGAGGAGATCTCCAAAGAGGAGATCATCAACAGGTGCTCC is a window from the Thermoplasmata archaeon genome containing:
- a CDS encoding proteasome subunit beta gives rise to the protein MTEDTLKTGTTTIGLKLKDGVVLATDQRATMGNLIADNHCQKLFPIADNLGMTIAGGVGDAQLLVRYLQSEISIYRMKKGAPMSVQTAAVMIGNILRQGFYVAPLVGGYDAAGGHIFSVDMAGGVLEDNYTSSGSGSVFALGALEAAYKPDMTKDEGINCAITALNSSRRRDNYSGDGFLVAYIGPDGYEEISKEEIINRCSKLGFKYPN